Proteins encoded together in one Janthinobacterium tructae window:
- a CDS encoding dicarboxylate/amino acid:cation symporter, translated as MKKKRPLTLYILIAMILGIAVGYGCNTAFPDAKLSAQIAGNISIVTDVFLRLIKMIIALLVFSTLTVGIAHMGDGKTAGRIGLKAMCWFVVASLVSLALGMVLSNLMQLGTNLGLPLPDVHASTNLKTAAFTLKDFFTHLVPKSPIEAMANNEILQVLVFSIFFGGALAGLGESGKTLTAVVDQLAQVMLRITGTIMNLAPLAVFAAMASVITTHGLGVLVTFAKFMGGFYVGLLCLWALLIGAGFVVIGPRIFKLVGLIREPFLLAFSTASSEAAYPKLLTALDQFGVDRKISSFVLPMGYSFNLDGSMMYCTFAVLFIAQAYGIDLSIGTQITMLLLLMLTSKGMAGVPRASLVVIAATLNQFNIPEAGLLLLMGVDQFLDMGRSATNAVGNAVATAVVAKWEGGLATEEEAAAANAANQNTESHWGEADHASKA; from the coding sequence ATGAAAAAGAAACGGCCATTAACCCTGTACATCCTGATTGCCATGATCCTCGGCATTGCCGTCGGTTATGGATGCAACACCGCCTTCCCTGATGCCAAGCTCAGCGCTCAGATCGCTGGCAATATTTCCATCGTCACCGACGTCTTCCTGCGCCTGATCAAGATGATCATTGCGCTGCTGGTGTTCTCCACCCTGACGGTCGGCATCGCCCACATGGGCGACGGCAAGACAGCCGGCCGCATCGGCCTGAAAGCCATGTGCTGGTTCGTCGTCGCCTCGCTGGTCTCGCTGGCGCTGGGCATGGTGCTGTCGAACCTGATGCAGCTCGGTACCAACCTGGGCTTGCCATTGCCGGACGTACACGCTTCAACGAATTTGAAAACGGCCGCCTTCACCTTGAAAGATTTCTTCACGCACCTGGTGCCGAAGTCGCCGATCGAGGCCATGGCCAACAATGAAATCCTGCAAGTGCTGGTGTTCTCGATCTTCTTCGGCGGCGCACTGGCCGGCCTGGGCGAATCGGGCAAGACCCTGACGGCCGTCGTCGACCAGCTGGCACAAGTCATGCTGCGCATCACCGGCACCATCATGAACCTGGCTCCGCTGGCCGTGTTCGCCGCCATGGCCTCCGTCATCACCACCCACGGCCTGGGCGTGCTGGTCACGTTCGCCAAGTTCATGGGCGGCTTCTACGTGGGCCTGTTGTGCCTGTGGGCACTGCTGATCGGCGCCGGCTTTGTCGTCATCGGCCCGCGCATCTTCAAGCTCGTCGGCCTGATCCGCGAACCATTCCTGCTGGCATTCTCGACGGCCAGCTCGGAAGCGGCGTATCCAAAACTGCTGACGGCGCTCGACCAGTTCGGCGTGGACCGCAAGATTTCCAGTTTTGTGTTGCCAATGGGCTACTCCTTCAACCTCGACGGCTCGATGATGTACTGCACCTTCGCCGTGCTGTTCATTGCACAAGCCTACGGTATCGACCTGTCGATCGGCACGCAGATCACCATGCTGCTGCTGCTGATGCTGACCTCGAAAGGCATGGCCGGCGTGCCGCGCGCCTCGCTGGTGGTGATTGCCGCCACCCTGAACCAGTTCAATATCCCGGAAGCGGGCTTGCTGCTGCTGATGGGCGTCGACCAATTCCTCGACATGGGTCGCTCGGCCACCAACGCGGTCGGCAATGCCGTCGCCACGGCCGTCGTCGCCAAGTGGGAAGGTGGCCTGGCCACCGAGGAAGAAGCCGCTGCGGCCAACGCCGCCAACCAGAACACGGAAAGCCATTGGGGCGAAGCTGACCACGCTAGCAAAGCCTGA
- a CDS encoding porin, with protein sequence MKKVLFTLLALGAASGGALAQSSVTMYGVADAGLVFDKDAAGDRLNRVASGIASGSRIGFKGKEDLGAGLAAIFVLESGFNIDTGTSGQGGRLFGRQAYVGLTGSAGAVTLGRQYTPYYLALRDVADPFVIGLAGTASNIMATNYRIDNMVQYSTPTWSKLSADLAYGFGEVAGDNAKNRSMGGAVHYIDGPLNVTLTHHRQENLVAKQTRNTLLATRYDFGVLQGNFGYADNRAFDDSKSNDILVGFSAPFGATKLVASYIRHNDKSNANRDAQQWAIGAFYALSKRSDLYTGYGHISNKNGATYKVGNATDDGTGNSGFNLGMRHTF encoded by the coding sequence ATGAAAAAAGTCCTGTTTACCCTGCTGGCCCTTGGCGCAGCTTCCGGCGGCGCATTGGCGCAATCGAGCGTGACCATGTATGGCGTGGCTGACGCCGGCCTGGTGTTCGACAAGGATGCGGCCGGCGACCGCCTGAACCGCGTCGCCTCCGGCATCGCCTCGGGCTCGCGCATCGGCTTCAAAGGCAAGGAAGACCTCGGTGCTGGCCTGGCCGCCATTTTCGTGCTGGAAAGCGGTTTCAACATCGATACCGGCACCTCGGGCCAGGGCGGCCGCCTGTTCGGCCGCCAGGCATACGTCGGCCTGACCGGCAGCGCCGGCGCCGTCACCTTGGGCCGCCAATATACGCCGTACTACTTGGCCCTGCGCGACGTGGCCGATCCGTTTGTCATCGGCCTGGCCGGCACGGCATCGAACATTATGGCGACGAATTATCGCATCGACAACATGGTGCAATACAGCACGCCGACCTGGAGCAAGCTGTCGGCCGACCTGGCGTATGGCTTTGGCGAAGTGGCCGGCGACAATGCGAAAAACCGCAGCATGGGCGGCGCCGTGCACTACATCGACGGCCCGCTGAACGTGACCCTGACGCACCACCGCCAGGAAAATTTGGTGGCGAAGCAAACGCGCAACACCCTGCTGGCCACGCGCTACGACTTTGGCGTGCTGCAAGGCAACTTCGGCTACGCCGACAACCGCGCCTTCGACGACAGCAAGAGCAACGACATCCTCGTTGGCTTCAGCGCCCCGTTCGGCGCCACCAAGCTGGTCGCGTCCTACATCCGCCACAACGACAAGAGCAATGCCAACCGTGACGCCCAGCAGTGGGCCATCGGCGCCTTCTATGCGCTGTCCAAGCGCAGCGACCTGTACACAGGTTACGGCCACATCAGCAACAAGAACGGCGCTACCTACAAGGTTGGCAATGCCACCGACGATGGCACCGGTAACAGCGGTTTCAACCTGGGCATGCGCCACACGTTCTAA